From the genome of Thermoanaerobaculales bacterium:
CGCTCGATGGTGCCGAACACGTTGGTGTAGGTGGGCTCGGTCTCGAGCACGACCGGCAGCCCCTTGACGTCCGCGTTGTCCACCGCCAGGTTCACCCGCCAGCGCAGGAACGGGTCCTCGACCTCGCCTTCGGGGGCGAACAGGTCGAGGTGGTCCATCAGATCATCGCGGAGCGCCGCGAGGTAGGGCTCGACCCGCGGATCGCCCACCACCCTGCGGACCTGGTTGACCGAGTCGGCGAAGGTCGGCGCGAGCAGGTCGCGGCGCGTCTCCTCGAGCCGCTGCTGGCCCTTGCGCCGGAGGTCGGCGACGTCCTGGAACACGTCCTGCAGCCGCTCGGTGAGCCGCGAGTGATGGTCCGCGATCCGCTGCAGCTCGCCGTCGGGAATCGGGGCCCCCTCGGACGCCTTGCTGAGCTCCTCCAGGGGCGTCGGGCGGTCGCCGACGACGGGCACGATCTCGGGACGGGTGATCGGGCCGGCCTGGACCTGGACCAGGAGGAAGCCGGCCTCCTTGACCTCCTTCTCGAAGCCCTCCACCAGCTCCCGTTCCCGCTGCTGGAGGTCGGCGACGGCCCGCTCCAGGCGGCGGCGGAACTCCTTGGCGCCCAGGATCGCCGGCAGGTTGGCGGACAGCTCCCGAACCAGGCCTTCCATGGCCTGCTTGAAGCGCCGGCCGGCACCGGCGCGCAGGAACACCACCGACGGCTCCTCCGGCGTCCTGAAGTTGTGGACGAAGCAGACGTCGTCCGGGCCCTCGGCGTCGCTGGCCAGCTGGCCGAGGAAACGGCTGATCGTGGTCAGGCGCCCGGTTCCGGAGAGGCCGGTGACGAAGACGTTGTAGCCGATGCTCTCCACTGCCAGCCCGAAAGCGATCGCGTCGACCGCCCGGTCCTGGCCGACGATCGTGCTCGCCGGCTCGATCTCCAGGGAGCTCTGCCACGGCAGCCACTCCTGCGGGCATCGCCACGCCAGCTCGTCGACTGAAAGCTCTCGGGCCATGGCCCCCCCTTCGTGCGCCCAGGTCGCAGCGGCGGGCGCGGTCACTCCGAGTATATGCGGGCCCGGCCGCGCCGCCGCGCGCCACGCTGCCGCCGCAGCGCGGCCGCGATCGTCGGCCGGGACCGGCTCACCTGCGCAGCCGGGCCAGGATCGCCGGCAGCAGCGTGACGCTGGCCAGCGCCGAGAACGCGGCACCCAGGATCGCTGCCACCCCGACCGAGCGGAGCCCCGGGAAGTGTGACAGCACCAGCGACCCGAATCCGGCCACCGTGGTCAGCGCGGCGACCGCGATCGCCTTCGAGGTCTCGGCGAGCGCGTCAGGATCGGCGCCCGCCTCCGTCCACCGGTGGAGCAGGTGAATGCCGTAGTCGACGCCGATCCCGATGACCATCGTCATCACGAAGATGTTCATGAAGTTGACCTGGACTCCGAGCGCCGCCATCGCGCCCAGCATCCAGATCAGCCCTGCCCCCAGCGGGGCGAGCGCGAGCAGCGCCTTGCGGTGGCTGCCCAGATCGGCCCACATCAGCAGGTACACGGCGAGCGCCCCCAGCAGCGCGGCGCGCGCCGCATCGCTCCACACGATCCGGCGCAGCTCGGCCGACACCCCGACCGTGGAGGCCAGCACCGCCCAGTCGTGGCGAGCCGCGAGCTCCGCCAGCGCTGGTGGAACCTGCCGCCGCCAGCGGTCGGAAGGCGTGTAGCAGTAGATCACGGTCGACACGCCCCCGGGGAAGTCGGCGACGTAGCGGTTGGCGACGCTCTCCAGAGCGGTCCCCTTGAGGTCGGAGACTGACAGCGGAGCGCCGACCCGCAGCGCGGCGGCGAGGTGCCGGATGCCCTCGTCGAACGCCACCGGGTTGAGCCCGGCGTCGCGGAACGCCGTCGCCAGCCTGCCCTCAACACCCTCGAGCCGGTGGCGGGCCGCCGCCAGCCGGTCGATGACCAGCCGCTGCTCCGCCTCCGAGGGGACGAGCTTGGCGATGGTGTCGATGCTCGCGAGGGTCTCGCCGTCCACCATGGCCTCGAGCTCGGGCAGGATCTCGCGCGCCCTGGCCATCGCCTCGAACTCGTCCCGGCCGTCGACCCGGATCATGATCGGCGTGAACCGCAGCCCGAAGGACTGCATCACCTCGGTCCGCAGCGCGCTGCCGCGGTTGTCGGGCGAGCGCAGGTTCTGGATGTCGTCGTCGTAGCTCAGCCGGAACGCCGCCGCGCCGAGGGCCACCGTCAGCAGCACCGCCACGGCGACCGTCGCGCGCGGCCGGGAGAGCGCCGCCCGACACAGCCGGTCCGAACCGAACGAGTGGAGGGAGAGCTTGGGGATCTCGGCGCGCCGGCCGTAGAAGATCGTCAGCAGCGCCGGCAGCAGCAGGAAGACCGATGCCGCCAGCAGCAGGATGCCGGTCCCGGTCAGCAGCCCGAGCTCGGAGAGGCCCGCGAAGTCGGTGAACAGGAAGGCGTAGAAGGTCGCCGTGGTGGTGGCGCCGCCGAGCAGGACGCCGATGCCGGTCTGGCGCCCGATCGCGTCGAGGGCCTGGCCGTGGCTCTGCCCCTGCTGCCGCTCCTCGACGTAGCGGCCGTAGAGCACGATCACGTAGTCGATCCCGAGCCCGATCAGGAGGGCGCCGGTGGCCGAGGTCAGGGAGTTGAGCCGGCCCAGCGCGAGCGCCACGAACACCACCGCCAGGCCGAGGCCGGTGACCATCGGGACGATCGCGAACAGGAGGGCCGCCGGCCGGCGGAAGGCGATCAGGAACATCAGCAGCACCGCGGTCAGCGTGGACACGATCTGGGTCACCGCGTCGCTGGTGATGAGCCGGCTGTCCTCGAGCGCAATCGCGTAGCCCCCGGTGAACTCGACCGCCGGCGGCGGGCCGGTCCACCCGTCGGCGGCCCACGCCTGAGACGCCCGGGAGACCCGCTCGGCGAGCCCGGCCTCCAGGAGCCGATCGAAGTCCAGGTCCTGGGCCGGTCCGGCCGGCCGGGCCACCATCAGCAGCATCCGTCGCTGCCGGTCGATCAGGCATCCCGTCTCCGGATCAACCGTCACGCCCACGCCGCCGAACCGCGCCCGGGCGATGATCCCGTGCAGCAGGCCCATCGGGTCGACCCTGAGGAACTCCTTGGTCACCATGCTCTGGGGCGCCAGCAGCGCCCCCTGGATGCGGGCGGCCTCGGCCGGGAGAGCCTCCTCGTCGAGCCGATCGATCAGGCGGTCGACCTGACGCTCGTCGAGGAACAGGGTGGCCCGGTCGAGCAGCGGCGCCGCCAGCCCTGCCCCGCGCTCGACCCGGTACGTCACCCAGTCGATCTGGTCCCAGTCATCGAGCTCCCGGGCGAACCGGTCGGCGAAGTCGAGCACTCCCTGGAGGTCGGCCCCGTCCCCGATCCGCACCACCACCAGTAGGGTGTCGACCGATCCGAAGCGCTCGATCGTGGAGGTGAACGCCTCGACGACCGGGTTGTTGCGCGGCACCAGGGACAGGATGTCGGTCTCCACGTCGACGCGCGTCGCGAGCAGACCGGCGACGATGCATGCCACGACCGCTCCGGCCACCACCGCACGCGGGTGGCGCCCCCCCAGCCGGACCATGGCGAGAGGGAGCCGCCGCGGAAGCAGCCCGCCCTTCATTGTCCCCACCACTACCGGGCCACGACCAGCCGGTTCTGCCAGAAGTAGACGACCATCGAGATCACGGTGAGCGCGAGCGCGACCCACAGCGCGACCTCCGCCAGCGGCCCCCACGCCGGGTACCGGAGCGAGAAGATCAGCAGCGAGACCGCCACCACCTGGCTCGTGGTCTTGGCCTTGCCGAGGCGGTTGGCCCCGATCGCGATCCCGCGCTCGAGCGCGACCATCCGCAGGCCGGTGACCGCGAACTCACGCGCGATGATCAGGAACACCATCCACGCCGGCGCGGCGCCGAGCTCGGCGAGCGAGATGAAGGCGCCGCTCATCAGGAGCTTGTCGGCGATCGGGTCGAGCATCGCCCCGGTCGTGGTGATCCGGTTGGTGCGGCGGGCTATAATCCCGTCCAGGATGTCGGTGACCGCCGCCAGGAGGAAGATGGCCAGGCCCCACAGCTCCTTCTCCGGGAACTCGGTCAGCAGCACCACGACCAGCACCGGCGCCAGGAAGATCCGGAAGACGGTGAGGCTGTTGGGCACATTCCACATCACGGGTCTCCCTTCGCTGCGCCGACCAGCAGAGCGCTCGACCGCCCGGTGTCCAGGGGGCACTTTCCGGCACGCCAATTCTAGCGGTCCCCCACGGCGCCGTCACCACGGCCCTGCCGTCCGCCTCCACCCGCGGTGATGCACGCGGTTTCCCACTGCGCGAACCATCCCTCGCGCGAGGCGAGGCTTCGCTGCAGCCGTTGCGGCCGGTGGGTGTGCGAGCGTTGCGCCTGCGAGCACCACGGCCGGCACTTCTGCTCGCGGCGATGCCGGTGGCGAGATCGGCTGCGGGCCCTGGGCTCACGGCCGGCGGCGGTGCTCCGCCGCGAGGTCCCGGCGGCGTGGTCGATCGCGCTGACCACGGTGGCGTGCGTGCTGCTCGCCGCCGGCGTCGGCCGGCTGATCGGGGAGCTGATCGAGATTTCGGCGCCACCGGACGGCGGGGTCGTCGAGGTCGCGGTTCCGGCGGCTCCCGCCGCCGCCGCGGGCCGGATCGTCGGCCACGACGGCGAATGGCGCGTCGAGCTCACCGGTGCTCCGGGCGCCTTGGTGCTGGTCGAGGCCGGCGAACACCCGGTCGCGGTCGTGCGGCTCGACGACAACGGCCGCGCCGCCCTCGACCTCCCGGCGCTGCCGGAGGCGGGGGCCGCGATCAGGGTGTCCTCACTGGCCGGGCCGCCGGTCGTGGTCGGCGCGCTGCCTGCCGCGACCGCCGCGCAGCCGCGGCCAGCCGCGACCGCCACCCCGAGCCCGGCCGCGCCGCGCCGCTCGCCGTCGCCAACGTCGCCAGCCGCGACCGCTCCGCAAGCTCCCGCCGCCGCCACTCGCACCGTGGCGGCCTCGCCAGAGGGTGACGAGGGTGCTGACGGGCCGCCTGTGCTCCACCTGGTGGCGGACGGCGGACCGCGGCTCGCTCTCACCTTCGATGGCGCGGGTTCGGCCAACGGCACTGCCGACCTGCTGGAGATGCTGCGCGACCTCCGCCTCGAGGTCACCCTGTTCGTGACCGGAGAGTTCATCGACCGCCACCCGGGGCTGGTCCGGCGGGCGGCGCTCGCCGGCCACGAGTTCGGCAACCACACCTACTCCCACCCCCACCTCACGAGCTACGCCTCCAACCACCGCCACGATCTGCTGCCGGCGGTC
Proteins encoded in this window:
- a CDS encoding MMPL family transporter produces the protein MKGGLLPRRLPLAMVRLGGRHPRAVVAGAVVACIVAGLLATRVDVETDILSLVPRNNPVVEAFTSTIERFGSVDTLLVVVRIGDGADLQGVLDFADRFARELDDWDQIDWVTYRVERGAGLAAPLLDRATLFLDERQVDRLIDRLDEEALPAEAARIQGALLAPQSMVTKEFLRVDPMGLLHGIIARARFGGVGVTVDPETGCLIDRQRRMLLMVARPAGPAQDLDFDRLLEAGLAERVSRASQAWAADGWTGPPPAVEFTGGYAIALEDSRLITSDAVTQIVSTLTAVLLMFLIAFRRPAALLFAIVPMVTGLGLAVVFVALALGRLNSLTSATGALLIGLGIDYVIVLYGRYVEERQQGQSHGQALDAIGRQTGIGVLLGGATTTATFYAFLFTDFAGLSELGLLTGTGILLLAASVFLLLPALLTIFYGRRAEIPKLSLHSFGSDRLCRAALSRPRATVAVAVLLTVALGAAAFRLSYDDDIQNLRSPDNRGSALRTEVMQSFGLRFTPIMIRVDGRDEFEAMARAREILPELEAMVDGETLASIDTIAKLVPSEAEQRLVIDRLAAARHRLEGVEGRLATAFRDAGLNPVAFDEGIRHLAAALRVGAPLSVSDLKGTALESVANRYVADFPGGVSTVIYCYTPSDRWRRQVPPALAELAARHDWAVLASTVGVSAELRRIVWSDAARAALLGALAVYLLMWADLGSHRKALLALAPLGAGLIWMLGAMAALGVQVNFMNIFVMTMVIGIGVDYGIHLLHRWTEAGADPDALAETSKAIAVAALTTVAGFGSLVLSHFPGLRSVGVAAILGAAFSALASVTLLPAILARLRR
- the pgsA gene encoding CDP-diacylglycerol--glycerol-3-phosphate 3-phosphatidyltransferase; the encoded protein is MWNVPNSLTVFRIFLAPVLVVVLLTEFPEKELWGLAIFLLAAVTDILDGIIARRTNRITTTGAMLDPIADKLLMSGAFISLAELGAAPAWMVFLIIAREFAVTGLRMVALERGIAIGANRLGKAKTTSQVVAVSLLIFSLRYPAWGPLAEVALWVALALTVISMVVYFWQNRLVVAR
- a CDS encoding polysaccharide deacetylase family protein, producing MCERCACEHHGRHFCSRRCRWRDRLRALGSRPAAVLRREVPAAWSIALTTVACVLLAAGVGRLIGELIEISAPPDGGVVEVAVPAAPAAAAGRIVGHDGEWRVELTGAPGALVLVEAGEHPVAVVRLDDNGRAALDLPALPEAGAAIRVSSLAGPPVVVGALPAATAAQPRPAATATPSPAAPRRSPSPTSPAATAPQAPAAATRTVAASPEGDEGADGPPVLHLVADGGPRLALTFDGAGSANGTADLLEMLRDLRLEVTLFVTGEFIDRHPGLVRRAALAGHEFGNHTYSHPHLTSYASNHRHDLLPAVTRELLQRELLRTEKAFRDATGRPMAPLWRAPYGEENRQLRGWAMELGYLHVRWSSLAGASLDSLDWVEDEHSSLYVDSGRLIERLLEFPRLEGGIVLMHLSTNRRVPPWTELPRFTDEVRGRGLQIGTVSALLEASPQWRPWYQRARERHMELSARGGDR